Proteins found in one Lycium ferocissimum isolate CSIRO_LF1 chromosome 6, AGI_CSIRO_Lferr_CH_V1, whole genome shotgun sequence genomic segment:
- the LOC132061381 gene encoding RING-H2 finger protein ATL66-like yields the protein MGNTWQCSTKSSQIILHLSDIMLYERLDLAIWDVLVHWKEEFEDQHDAIIERTARRLRRIIRKESNECRQMLGVSVDVTLVIHHVCDGRILLALEESSADGMVPASKSSMKLLNKIEVDENNINDDCIVCLEEIGKESEVLCTPCSHIFHGECITKWLEKSHYCPLCRFEMPTDSTRLQKEAAL from the coding sequence ATGGGTAACACATGGCAATGTTCAACCAAGTCGTCACAAATCATTCTTCATCTTTCCGATATCATGCTTTACGAGAGACTCGACCTCGCTATATGGGATGTGCTTGTGCATTGGAAAGAGGAGTTTGAAGATCAACATGACGCTATAATTGAACGTACAGCTCGCCGTTTGCGAAGAATCATTAGGAAGGAGTCTAATGAGTGTCGTCAAATGTTGGGGGTATCTGTGGATGTAACGTTAGTGATTCATCACGTTTGCGATGGCAGAATTTTACTTGCATTGGAAGAATCATCCGCAGATGGAATGGTGCCGGCTAGTAAATCATCAATGAAGTTGCTAAATAAGATAGAAGTTGATGAAAATAATATCAACGATGACTGTATCGTGTGTCTAGAAGAGATAGGGAAGGAGAGTGAAGTACTTTGCACGCCTTGCTCACATATATTTCATGGAGAGTGTATTACAAAGTGGTTAGAGAAAAGTCATTACTGCCCTCTTTGCCGCTTTGAGATGCCAACGGATTCGACAAGACTACAGAAAGAAGCAGCACTCTAG
- the LOC132059799 gene encoding uncharacterized protein LOC132059799 — protein sequence MIINSNSFSQKSQLLVAKHSLIFQVMAPNKRRKQVVDDGDDEDYLIGVQKALDYAFGVTEELYEMRCPCVKCCYTTLGTRETIESHLKVYGIIQNYTLGVSGNDSPGATGNGQGRGQGVRSMCSLGVSGNEVGSFHQNSLYSGQGMPAPCNSTSSDATISDYSGPSIPSNSNGTRSDPTISTGQGMQRTNRKPLVHDKEQMQIDIPSSPSTDQVMQYTQTVDTSSCTTRKVKRVRGRNKCKEVASLQAGEKLKVTFYNNRTVGKNSSIFSRHLGKLVRDQSMCPLGVSSWDDIEEEKLNHMWAAVEDKFESDDMDTHRDHILGWMKELWNKWRGQLHGKYVKGKPIQEALKNIPKGVDKKQWEWLVKEHFSTETFQARSNRNAANRAKLKMFHRIGSKPIREVIYQKGGKHGNPPDLATVFFETRKKDNKLVESEAIEKHAQIQELVQSEPSLPSIEIVEKCFGPQIRSHVFGFGGGVKAKDLKGAPSSKAELLSELRSTREENQSLIDRLSALENEVGSFHRNSFHSGQSIPTPSKSTSSDSAISAYSGQSVPSHSNGTRSDPTISAGQEMQRTSENPSVHEEEQMQIDITSPPSTDQVLQYTQTAEISSCTTRKVRRVRGRNKCKEVASLQAGEKLKVTFYNNRTVGKNSSIFSRHLGKLVRDQSMCPLGVSSWDDIEEEKLNHMWAAVEDKFESDDTDTHRDHILGWMKELWNKWRGQLHGKYVKGKPIQEALKNIPEGIDKKQWEWLVKEHFSTETFQARSNRNAANRAKLKMFHRIGSKPIREVIYQKGGKHGNPPDLATVFFETRKKDNKLVESEAIEKHAQIQELVQSEPSLPSIEIVEKCFGPQIRSHVFGFGGGVKAKDLKGAPPSKTELLSELHSTRKENQSLMDRLSAVENEKDSTGGASSKTELLSELHSTREENQSLMDRLSAVENEMKELKQLKELFLARYSNVQPPTLPISGE from the exons ATGATTATTAACTCTAAttcattttctcaaaaatcTCAGCTTCTTGTCGCTAAACACTC CCTTATATTTCAG GTTATGGCACCTAATAAGCGACGAAAGCAAGTTGTTGATGATGGAGATGATGAAGACTACTTAATCGGGGTGCAAAAGGCTTTGGATTATGCTTTTGGAGTAACAGAAGAACTATATGAAATGCGATGTCCATGTGTCAAATGTTGTTACACAACTTTAGGAACACGTGAAACAATCGAGTCACATTTGAAAGTATATggaataattcaaaattatactTTAGGGGTGTCTGGAAATGATTCACCAGGTGCTACAGGGAACGGACAAGGGAGAGGGCAAGGGGTTAGATCTATGTGCTCTTTAGGGGTGTCTGGAAATGAGGTGGGATCCTTCCATCAGAATTCACTTTATTCTGGTCAAGGTATGCCAGCACCTTGTAATAGTACAAGTTCAGATGCAACGATATCTGATTATTCTGGTCCAAGTATTCCATCAAATTCTAATGGTACAAGATCAGATCCCACCATATCTACTGGTCAAGGAATGCAAAGAACAAATAGAAAACCCTTGGTTCATGACAAAGAGCAAATGCAAATTGATATTCCATCGTCTCCATCTACTGATCAAGTTATGCAATACACCCAAACTGTTGACACAA GTTCATGTACTACTAGAAAGGTAAAAAGAGTTCGAGGAAGGAACAAATGCAAAGAAGTTGCATCACTTCAAGCTGGGGAGAAGCTGAAAGTAACATTTTATAATAATCGAACTGTTGGGAAGAATAGCAGTATATTTTCCAGACACTTGGGAAAATTAGTTCGTGACCAAAGTATGTGTCCTTTAGGAGTATCATCGTGGGATGACATTGAGGAAGAAAAGTTAAATCACATGTGGGCAGCTGTTGAG GATAAATTTGAGAGTGATGATATGGATACTCATCGCGATCACATCTTGGGATGGATGAAAGAATTATGGAACAAATGGAGAGGACAATTACATGGAAAGTATGTGAAAGGCAAGCCTATCCAAGAGGCTCTTAAGAATATACCAAAAGGCGTAGACAAGAAACAATGGGAGTGGTTGGTAAAAGAACATTTTTCTACAGAAACTTTTCAG GCGAGAAGCAACAGGAACGCAGCAAACAGAGCTAAGTTGAAGATGTTTCATCGTATTGGTAGCAAGCCTATTCGAGAGGTTATTTATCAAAAG GGGGGAAAACATGGCAACCCACCAGATTTGGCAACTGTTTTCTTTGAGACTCGCAAGAAGGATAACAAGCTTGTTGAATCTGAGGCAATTGAAAAACAC GCTCAAATCCAAGAATTGGTGCAGTCCGAACCATCTCTTCCTAGCATAGAGATAGTGGAAAAATGCTTTGGACCTCAAATTCGTAGCCATGTATTTGGCTTTGGGGGTGGAGTAAAAGCGAAAGATTTGAAAGGTGCCCCATCCTCAAAGGCTGAATTACTATCTGAGTTACGTTCAACCCGAGAGGAAAACCAATCTTTGATTGATCGCTTGTCTGCCTTAGAAAATGAGGTGGGATCCTTCCACCGGAATTCTTTTCATTCTGGTCAAAGTATTCCAACACCTTCTAAGAGTACAAGTTCAGATTCTGCCATATCTGCTTATTCTGGTCAAAGTGTGCCATCACATTCTAATGGTACAAGATCAGATCCTACCATATCTGCTGGTCAAGAAATGCAAAGAACAAGTGAAAACCCCTCGGTTCATGAAGAAGAGCAAATGCAAATTGATATTACATCGCCTCCATCTACTGATCAAGTTTTGCAATACACCCAAACTGCTGAAATAA GTTCATGTACTACTAGAAAGGTAAGAAGAGTTCGAGGAAGGAACAAATGCAAAGAAGTTGCATCACTTCAAGCTGGGGAGAAGCTGAAAGTAACATTTTATAATAATCGAACTGTTGGAAAGAATAGCAGTATATTTTCGAGGCACTTGGGAAAATTAGTTCGTGACCAAAGTATGTGTCCTTTAGGAGTATCATCGTGGGATGACATTGAGGAAGAAAAGTTAAATCACATGTGGGCAGCTGTTGAG GATAAATTTGAGAGTGATGATACGGATACTCATCGCGATCACATCTTAGGATGGATGAAAGAATTATGGAACAAATGGAGAGGACAATTACATGGAAAGTATGTGAAAGGAAAGCCTATCCAAGAGGCTCTTAAGAATATACCAGAGGGCATAGACAAGAAACAATGGGAGTGGTTGGTAAAAGAACATTTTTCTACAGAAACTTTTCAG GCGAGAAGCAACAGGAACGCAGCAAACAGAGCTAAGTTGAAGATGTTTCATCGTATTGGTAGCAAGCCTATTCGAGAGGTTATTTATCAAAAG GGCGGAAAACATGGCAACCCACCAGATTTGGCAACTGTTTTCTTTGAGACTCGCAAGAAGGATAACAAGCTTGTTGAATCTGAGGCAATTGAAAAACAC GCTCAAATCCAAGAATTGGTGCAGTCCGAACCTTCTCTTCCTAGCATAGAGATAGTGGAAAAATGCTTTGGACCTCAAATTCGTAGCCATGTATTTGGCTTTGGGGGTGGAGTAAAAGCGAAAGACTTGAAAGGTGCCCCACCCTCAAAGACTGAATTACTATCTGAGTTACATTCAACCCGAAAGGAAAACCAATCTTTGATGGATCGCTTGTCTGCcgttgaaaatgagaaagacTCTACAGGTGGCGCTTCCTCAAAGACTGAATTACTATCCGAGTTACATTCAACTCGAGAGGAAAACCAATCCTTGATGGATCGCTTGTCTGCTGTAGAAAATGAGATGAAAGAACTGAAGCAGCTAAAAGAATTGTTTTTGGCTCGATATTCTAATGTCCAGCCTCCAACGTTACCCATTTCAGGAGAATGA